In Rhinoraja longicauda isolate Sanriku21f chromosome 16, sRhiLon1.1, whole genome shotgun sequence, the genomic stretch GATCCCAGCTAATAATGTCAAGATACAAATATTCGtgatctttttaaaaaatatcagaaGTGTGGCCAACATTTCagaaagacacgaaatgctggagtaactcagcaggaagacATTTTTCTGGTGAAGATCCGTAGATTTGCACTGTGCATATATATTTCAATTCCCTCTTTACCGTGCttatgtttggaacgagctgccagaggagttagttgaggcaggtacaatcgcaatgtttaagaaacatttggacaggtacatggataaaataggtttagagggatatgggccaaacgcaggcaggtggatgtAGAtcggatatgttggtcggtgtgggcaagttgtgtcgaagggcctgtttccacactatgtgactctatgacactttgTGTATCACTGCCAGTTCACACCATTACATGCACAGATATTTACAGCTGCTATCACAACTAGCAAGTGTTTTCTTCAACTAAACTTTAACGTCCTGCGTAAAGCTAAATATAAAAGGTGCTGGTGTGATACACAATAACATATGGAACTAGACACATGCTTGCAACTCATCTTTTTGAGGAATGTGGGTTGGAATAGGTCCATCATTGTATCTTAATATAGACCCTATTCATAACTTTTCCACCGCATTTTCTATTTCCCAACTTGTGTTTTCATTGTTATTAACAGATTAATCAAACACCCATAGATATCATGGAGTCAAACGGCATGCATCAAGGTCCTTTATGATTATGAACCAATCATTAGCACCAGTCCTACAGACTTCCCCACACTCTCATCAATTCCCctccaaattctaccactcacctgtacagaaggggtaatttacagtgcaCAATTAACTTGCTAAcctgatgtgggtggaaaccagagcactgggggGAATTTCACATGCTCaccgagagaacgtgcaaactgcagcagaggccaggattgaacccaggtctctgacactgtgaggcaataactctactgTCTGCAAGAGTGTGCTGCCCATTTGTACCAAGCGTAAAAGCAATCATTTCAGGACTGCCAAATTCAGATGAGATATGTGCACATTGGCTGAAGGCAATTTCCCTTCCTGGCTAGAGAACGGAATCCAGCCTTTATCCACGATAGGTTAAACTGGTTGGAACAATAGCTTGCATCTATTAACAATAGCTTAACATTCTGAAAACATTCTATAGATTGAAAAACTATTGTCCATTGAAGGAAATAATGTTACGGGTTGAGGGTCAATTTTAATCAGCAGTTGTGTCAGTCGCATCTACTAAAACGTGAGAACCAGCTTCACTAAAAAGTTCACATGTCAATTCCAaccagtaatcagacaccattgtttgCAAGGCCTCCAGTTCTCAGCATGAGAAAAATATCTTGGAAATTGATAAGATATCTCTTCTATTCAAAGGTATCAATATTCTTTATGAACAATGGAACATCCATTCATGCTTTAAGAATGCACATTCCAGCCATTAGGCATGGGACATCCTGGTTTTGCCCATTGTAAATCATACAGAGGAAACACAAAATAAATGTTGATGTTAATTGGACACAAATTGAAACTCCCCAGAATTATATCAAAGGAAGGGATTGTGGCAATAATGTCATTTAATATAAAGCACAGTTAAAGACATATTTGTGCTGTAGATCGATATTTTGGGTGTTCAGTTATAGAATAATATGAtatggaaacgggcccattggtccaacttgccatgccaaccaaaatggccatctaagctagccccacttgcctgcatttaacccataaccttctcaacctttcctatccatgtacctatccaaatatttcTATATCCAAATAGCCATCCTTCAACACTGTGAtaaaattaatatattttgaGTGCTTGGGATTTTGTGCTTAGAATCTTTTAGACCACATTTGTAAATGATTTTGTCTCAAAAAGATGTTTCAATATTCAGACGCATTCTTGTCAATTGGGGCATTCTCCATTGTATATATGTTATTCCGTAGAGACACTTGCCAACACCGAAGAATGCTGAAGTAAATTATGTAATAGTACCTACTGAAACAATTTAAATGCCTGGCTTTGGACTTTAAGACTATAAATCCTCAATGTACTTGAGTTCAGTGCAATTCTTTCAAGAGGTTCTTCCAAGTGGTTTTTGAAGGTTGCCTGCCTCTCAAATGCCTGGGTGCCTCTCAAATGCCTGGGTGCCTCTCAAATGCCTGGGTGCCTCTCAAATGCCTGGGTTCAAAGAGATCATGTGAGTGGCATTGGTTCTTATGTAAATAGAATGCATTGGCTTGATGGCACTTAGAATAGAATTGCTGTGaatagtttatttttgaaaaatattaCCTGCCTGTTGTGTTGAATAAGGACCTTTACCTGCCTGTTGTGTTGAATAAGGAGCTCAGGCCTCCATATGGCTCATTCAAGGAATTAGAGAGAGTAATGGAGAGCATGTGGAAGAGAATAAGACAGGTAGCACACttcacagctggtagtgctgctgcctcacagcatcagagacccggcttcagccctgacctcgggtgctgcttgtgtggagatTCGACATtttctgtgaccctgtgggtttcatccgagtgctcttgtttcctctcacatctcaaagacatgcaggtgtgtaaATGTATTAatctctgtaaatagcccctaatgtggagggagtgtatgagaaagtaggataacatagaaacagtgtGAATGCATGATCGATGATGGGcaaagacttggtgggccgaagggcttgtctgTATGCAGTATCTCTAGAACTAAACGTAGCTTATCCAACCTTTAAGGATTTGACAATTCCTTATATCCTGAAATGCTGAACTCTACTTTTTCCTTTAGCCTCTCCAATTTTTGAAATCTATTGAGCAGTGCAAAGCAGGAAATGATTAAGATTAAGATAAGCAGGTTGAACTTGGTTATCAGTTTTCAGTCAACTGGCAGTACAACTGAATGTTTCAAATTTAGCTAAAAAATAGCAACCATTTCTTTCTTTCGATATTCCCATTGATTCCCATATATATCTATTGATTCCTCTCAGAAAGTTTGCAAAACAAATTCTGGTTGAAAATGGGTCAGGGCTCAGATCCTGTTAGAAGCATTTAAAAACCAATGCAGATTAAGCACATACATGCATAAGCACACATCCTTGATGATTGTGTTCTCTCTCACTGATCAATCTGATACATAAAGAATAGCACGAGCAAAATAATGAGTAGCTAGCTTCTTTAAAAAGGTTGGCTAAGCTAcctttagatttagtgatacagcctcCAGACAGGCTCACTTTGGCCCACTACCAATGCCCAGGAAAGTACACTCTTGTCCAAGATATCTCTTAAGAAAAATCAGACTTACGGTGATCCACTTTCTTGATAAATAACCAGCGAACGTCTTGCAATACTGTGAGGTCCAAACAAGGGCATGTTCATGTCCATGTAtttttcagtttggtttaaaCCATTCAGTGTCCCAAATTTCCCACTGATATCACCAACTTCATACTGATCAACTGTACCATTGCCTGGTTTGGGTGACAAAGATCCATTCACATTGAATGGGTTGTAGCGGTCTTCAACGCTAGTAACAGAACAAGATTCTGCATTGGGGGAGTCCGTTTTGATGGGAAGTGTGTGGATACCATAAGTATCAGCTTTGCTATTCAGATCTGTTAACATAACGTCCACAACGGTGCGGTCTAAATCTGAAAACTGCTTGAAAGTAATCTTTCCAttaacttttccaatgcctttccACGAATTAGTTTCCACAGAAGCTAGGCGAAGCATGGTTACATTAGCACAAGCTAAAGGTTTGACTGAGAGATTTTTTCCAAGAATGACCAATGATCGAGGAACAATGTTCAATGGCCCAGCAAGGGATGAAGTGGTGTCAGTAAAGAATTTCTTCCTGTCAACTGCTATGAGATAGTTGGCCAGCTTTATTGGTTTATGTTTCTTAGCATAGTCTCCAACTTCACATCGGAAAGGGCTGTCTGGACTACACTCAACGCTATAGTTACTTCCAACATCTACTTTGAAAGGATTGAAATGTCCCTTAGTGCTTAAGCAAGCGTTTGTATCGGAATCTAACTCAGAGCTTATGGGGTATTCATGAATGTACCAGAGGTGATCAGCTGTTGACGTAGCGGATGAGTTTGTATAGGAAAGGTCCATAAAAATGGACAAGTCTGAATAGGGGTTGCTCTTCAGCTGTCGAAAAACAATTCTTCCCGACACTGGGCCCTTAAATATGGCCTCAGCACTAAGGACTTCACCAGGGTATCCGATTGTACTACACACCCATCTAGAAGAGTCGGGGTGATGGACAACGACCGAACGACCAATAATGCTATTTTTCCCAAACAAAGGGAGGTTCCAGTCCTTAAAATTCTCTTCAAacgtgtccagtcctttcataaagcCATGCCTTCCACTCAAGTCCCCTATTTCATATTGATCATGAGTTTCGTTCATGGTCTGGGGATAAGAACCGGATGACTTCTTCCCAAAAGGATCCAAGTGCCCTCCTAGGTTATCGTTGGCACACAGGTTATCCAATGTGGTCCGTCGCTGAGGCAATGGGAAATTGTGTACGTGGTAAGCACTGGCCATGGACCTCAGGTTCATCAGCGAGACGGAGTAGTAGGTGACATCAAAGGGAGAAACTTGACGAAATTTGAAATTTCCTTTCACACCTTTCATGTCCATGTAAGCCCACACCTGCTTTTTTTCTATCCTCTGAACCTCAGCGCAAGACCACTCCGCACCATCGTACATGTACAACAAAGGTTTGGGACTGCCGCCGGGGACTCCATCAATGCGACTTTTAACATGTTTCAGAGGAGTGCCAACTTTGAAAATGCCGAGTAAGAACCTATTGTTTTGCCCACTGTTCTGTGCCGCTGCGGTACAGCTGGTCGCCCCATCTTGCATGTAGAGAGTCACGTTCATCTGCCCCAGGCTATCATTGATCACCATCAGGTTCGCCAGTACCCTCGCCGTGCTCTCCCCGTCGTTCTGACGGATGTACACGTCCCCGGCTACCGAAGAGAAAAACTTCCCCTGCCAGGTATTGGTGGGCACGTCTTTCTTTAGAGTGGCGCACGCTTTGCTTCCATTCTGACAGCCCGTGATGACGAGCGACAGATCGGAGAGGTCGGACTTCATCTGAAATAACTGCTTCTCCGCCAGAGTCTCGGTCGTACTGTTTGCTGTGAACCCGTAGATTTTCTCACCTACGTTCGCTTCGTTGCAGGGGTCCATGGAATTACCGTACATGACCGGGAATTCGTGTATGGAAATATCAACTTGGGCGCAATCCGTCGACAGAATTATGGTTATCTTCTGGGAAGTTTTGTTGAACTCTACGGTCCCCAGAATATTTCCCATGTTTATTTCAGCTGTGTAGCGCTCGGACGACACCGATGCTGTTAACAAAATATAAAAACGTGTTAATTTCAAAAACGTCAACGTGTATTTATCTCAAATCGATTTCACGCTGTCAAAAGTCTGCAAACAATAAACTCGTCACGTTGCACTGCTGTAAAAGTGCTGATTAACACAAACCCCGAGTCAAGTTGAGGTAGTGTACAAATTCCGGACGCCTTACCGATCGTTGCGACAAGCACAACACTCCACATTGTAGCCATAACTATGGTGCTCCTCTGAGCCGAGCAACGCATGCAGGCTCTCGGTAACCAAACGCCAGACTTTCGGCTTTCAAACAGTTTGTTTTATAACTCAGCTCATTGGAATAACCGCCAGGCGATTGGGTAAGCTGGCGTTGTGGTTCAGCCCATTTGGTGACCGAGGTTGTctgaattagatttttttttaaaggtgaaaGATTTTCGTTTTTATCACCGTTCCACGAATTGAGTCCGTCCGGTGTGTTTTCAATCGGTAAACACTTCTCCGCATAAATGAGTTGAATCCGCTGTATTAGAAATTGCCAGTGACCGCTGTTTCTGAACCGTTAGTTTTCTTTCCCCCGTTGCGATGATTCCCCAGTTGCGCGGCGAGTCTGTGCTGGATGTAACTTACAGTGCTAACACATTCCATGAATCATGTAACCAGACAGAAAAAGAACAGACGGGAGACGTGCACGCAAGGACTCCAGTGTGGATTCTGTGTAACAGCGAACCACGTTCGTGCACTCCTTGAAGGTGAAACGTCGCTGCGAAAAGCAGGCTTGGTGCAAATTGCTTGGTGCAAATTGCCGGCTTGTCACCAGGCTGGCGCAACGGAAAACAAAAAAAGTGGCgcgttcaaactccatctgagcACTGAAGCCACATAATCCAACCAACTCGAAGGAAAGTGTTTCgcctttttaattaaaaaaagttgATTTACATATTTGCAATCTGTACATCATTTCCAGCAGGATATTTACAAAATTCAAATTAAAACGTGACTCACCTGGTCCAGTATGTACTTCAGCCATTGTATGTAAAACGTTTATTCATATATTGGACATATCGTTCTCAGTTCAGTATATACAAAATGAACATCAATTATACTAATTTATTTGGATGTCTTGTTgccctttattggtatgactgtatggtaatctgaatttccctgtaccttaattggtacaagtgacaataaataaaccttGAAACtaacagaaaaaaataattccaGTATTTACAAAATGAACATCAAATGGCCATCCTTGTCCAAGTTGCCTTTCATCCCCTGTGACACGTATCTGTTCCTGAAGTCTTCAAGAAAGCAACAGATACACTATTCTGAACAAGATAcataatctgatgaagggtcctgatccaaaacctcacccatccatgttctccagggttgccgtctggcccgttgagttactccagcattttgtctgtctaTAGATTAACTGTGCTCTCTTTTCGGGCATGGAGAAATATTTGGGCATGGAGGTAGCCTCGGAAGAAGGGCAGACGGACAGCTtgggcagaaacagttagacaggtacatggatagtacaagtttggaggggtatgggccaaacgcaggcaggtgggactagtgtagctgggacatgttggccggtgtgggcaagtttggccgaagggcctgtttccacactgtatcactctatgactctaaccattGCTGCCTGGACCTGTGAATAGCTATCCTGACCATGTCTTGGAGCAGAAAGCCAAGGAAGTTCCccaacttttcaagaaaggagggagagagaaagcagggaataatagaccagtcagcctgacatcattggtggggaaggtgctggaatCGATTATCAcagatgtaatagcggcacatttggatagcagtaacaggattggtccaagtcagcatggatttatgaaggggaaatcatgcttgacaaacctggaattttttgaggatataacaagtaaaatggacatgggagagccagtggatgtagtgtggtgccgcaaggctcagcgctgggaccgtagctatttacaatatatattaatgatttagataaagGAATTaatagtaacattagcaaatttgcagatgacacaaagctgggtggaagtgtgaactttgaagaggatgcagggtgatttggacaggttgggtgagtgggcaggtgcagcaTAATGTGGGTAaatagtgtgaggttatccactttggtggcaagaacgggaaggcagattattatctgaatggtgtcaggtttggaaaaggggaagtacaacgagacctgggtatccttgtacatcagtcactgaaagtaagcatgcaggtacaacaggctgtgaagaaagctaatgacatgttggcctttttcatgagaggagttgagtataggagcaaagaggtccttctgcagttgtacaaggccccggtgagaccacacctggagtattgtgtgcagctttggtctcctaatttgaggaaggattttcttgcttttgagggagtgcagcgtaggttcacaaggttaattcccgggatggcgggactgtcatatgatgaaagaatggagcgactggtcatgcattcactggaatttagacggatgagaggggatcttatagaaacataaaattactaagggattggacatgctggatgcaggaaacatgtttctgatattgggggagtccagaaccagggtccacagtttaagaataaggggcaggccatttagaactgaggtgaagaataactttttcacacagagagttgtgaatttgtggaattctttgcctcagaaagcagtggaggccgaatcactggatgcattcaaaagagagttagagctcttagggctagcggaatcaatgggtatgtggagaaggcaggaatggggtactgatactctggagatgctgccttccgCAATTCTTCAATTAATTTGTCTCACATCTGTTgtgctttcatctctggcctttgtccaagcaTCTACCTATCAAATAACCCCTCTTCACTATGTGTCAGCCTATTACCTTGTCAGGCCCctgctttcttccagctttcttcccccacccttccccacaatcagtctgaagggtcccaactcaaaacgtcgcctatccatgttctcctgagcacTGTGTCTTCTATCATTTAAGGTTACATTTTCCAAGCAGTGTCTGAAAAATGGATGATATAAGTGCAAGTTATTTACTTCTAAATGGTTGGTGCAGTGGGGCTTGCTGGACAACAATCAAAAACAATACTCTCGGTTTTCCATCCTAAATCTACTGTTTATCAGGCCAACAGTACCATGGCTATTGTCCATTCCAAGTTGAGCTAAAGAACTGTGAATTGAAAGTCAACCTTGTTGATATATTCCCATGATCAACTGCCTTAATGAGCTAATTCATCAACTGTACAGAAAAATGTTTTGGAAATTAGATAACAGGAATTAATATGCACTGCcctatcacaacatttaggaaAGACATTTAACTCCCCCTCATTACATAAATCGCTTTCAATAGTCTCAGGAGAGTGTGGTTCAAAACATATTTCCAATAACCCAGTACTATTGATTCTAGATCAGTGACCCGACACAGAGATAAAGACAACAAAACAAGCACACAAAAAATTCATCATTCTTTCTCCAGCTTCCCTTCAAATTCCTAACTGCATTAAGTAATCATTTGTAATATACATAAAATCATGAATCACAGCTTCGTACTAGCTGGAACTTAATGGCCCACACAAGCTATTGACCCGAAAGGTCTGTTCCCAAGCAGTATGGCCGTGACTCAGTCTTTATCTGTGATCTTCTGCGATGAGAGTCAGAAGATCCCATAATTATTGGTTACAATAACTAAATTTGAGATCTATACTCTGGCAATATAATAAAACTATTGGGATATGATCAgatcggtggtcagcgtggactcagtgggctgaagggcctgtgtctataTTGTTCCTCTTAAAAAAAGATGAGGAATTCCTTCTCAAGGTTTTCTTCTCCCCAATTGGTCAATTTGTTCTCCAGTGGTTGTCACAGTTTAAAAACATGTCAAAGTCAACACTAATGGACAACGTAATCTGAAAGATTCTTGATCTGTATCACTCACTACCACAAATGTTTGTAGTCTATCCACATTTAGGATATAACCCATGGTTACGTTCATTCCTCTCTACAACTATCTGTTGGTTCTTGGGATGTGTGAACCAATATTCTCCTTCCTTGCATGGTTCTTCTTCTTTCTGACAGCACAGTTGACTTCAGCTCAGCCTATTGAGAAATCAAGAGAAGCAGACTACATCTGGTGAAGCAGAGAGAAAGATATGAAGCAAAAAAAAGGGGAATATTTCAATGAGTAATGTCACAATCTGTGTGGAGTGGAGGGTTAGTTACAGATAAGCAGTTTAGTAGTTTTAATAAACTACagtaaaatcatcagtaaacttcaatacattcaaaactccgctgcccgtctactcacccactccccgatccgtgaccatatcacccccgtcctttacaaactccactggctccccatcccccagagaatccagcacaaaatcctcctcatgacctacaaagccctccataacctggccccatcctacctgactgacctcctccacaggcacactcccacctgcaccctccgctctgctgctgccaatctcctgtccccccccatccggaccaaactcagatcctggagggacagggctttctccatcgctgctcccaccctctggaactcactaccccaaaccgtcagagactcctcctcactcaccacattcaaaacatcactgaagtctcacctgttcagcactgccttcaaccactgaaggtcacctcaccttctgtctcctttttctgtacgtttacttatttatctatttattcaattctctatgttctagaaatccctgtaaagcgtctttgagtgtttgaaaagcgctatataaatgtaatgcattattattattattattattaatgattaATGTTTCTTTAGTCATGAGAGATGTTATGCTTGGGTGTTAGCTAAACAGCTATGTAGCTTTAAACTTGGAAAAAGGGTATGAAATCGTTGTTGGTCTGTGTTGAACCTGAAAAACattgggtggcgccaccagcactggctgcctctccaacagtctgtctgtcctttcaactgttttttattattttaagtatgtgttaaagtgttttagtgtttcttggtttgttttatgtggggggtgggggaattgggggaaactttttttcattctcttacctcgacgaagatgcgatttttctccatatcgtatctccgtccccactgcggcctaacatcgaggacttagcggcctttcctggactttaacatcgtggaactgcagtcctttgccgaggatcgattgCGGAGAGCTCcagccgcggggcctgtggactttaacaccgtgaagcccgtggtctctggtaagaggccgacttgggagctccatgccgtggagagTGTTTCAATCTGTCCCAActccggagtttcgatcatcccgacgcgaggactTCAGACAGTCGGCAGCagtgactgtggatggttcaacagccccgaccgcgggtgaacaaagagaaaGATGATTGATCTTTattatcttccatcacagtgaggaatgtggaatccgctgtggtggatgtttatgttaaattttattttatgtggctgtgtcttgttgctttttacttagtatggctgtatggtaattcaaatttcactgtaccttaattggtacatgtgacaataaattgaatcttgaatcttggaaggAGAGCTAGAGTCTATTGTGTACACATGCTACATGAGCATTCCAGAATACTTAATGGGAACAGGGAAACCACAAAGATGGAATTTGTTACTAACCATGGGTGGCACGGTATGGTTATATGGATTATATCCAGCAATGGAAAGATCCTTTTCAGCACTTTTTCTTTAAATACGTGGcaaagcagtagagctactgccttacagcgttagacacccgggttcgattcacACTACATatgtttgtctgtatggagtttgtacgttctccccatgacctgcacggttttctctgagatcttcggtttcctcccactgtccaaagatgtacaggtttgtaggttaattggcttggtataaatgtaaaatttaagagagagttagatagagctctcgggaatcaagggatatgtggagaaggcaggcatgggttattgattgtggacgatcagccatgatcacaatgaatggtggtgctggctcgaagggccgaatggcctcctcctgcacctattttctatgtttctgtttctatgtttctaagtaagaATAGAAATGCAATTGTTGTTGAGGATTTGGTAGCATTGAGGATGAATAATTGTTTCTACAACTGCAATTGTGagtcccatttggtccattgCTCATTTAGTAAATGGTATGGGATATTCTGCAAAGTGCAGGGAAATAGCTAGCTGGTTAAACCATTGCAACAGGATGGAAAAGGCTTGTTTCAGTAGTTTGCAAAAGGATTAAAGACTGTATAACTTTGGAATCTTCTGAGTGCCAGAGACTAGAGATGCAGGaatataaaacaagcaaattcatGATAGGAGAAGAGGTGCAAAAGAAAAAACTACAGATTTCATAGAACATTGGAACTACTAAGAAAGATAGTCATATCTCCCCTAATTTATATTTCAAGGGAGTATTAACTAGTGCAGTAACAGAGAATGCATCAATAAAAAGCAGCAGAAAGAAAGGCTGATTCAGAGAAAAGCAGGGCTGTAGAGTTACAGAACAAAGAATAGTTAAAAGGAGAAAGAATTAGATAAAAAGCTATTAGAATGGTGCTGGGATCTGTTTGTGATAAATATAACAAGTATTAAATAAGATTGAATGGGTTACAAGCACAAATTGTCATGTGAAGTTATGATACAATGGTTTTAACACTGATATGATTTAAACAGACACAGCAATGGGAACTTTGTGTTCTAGACACCAATGTTATGCTGAGAGATAGTGAATGATAGAAGACAAATATGATTGTGGCTGTATagaaatagaaatatagaaatagaAGGGGAAAATTTTATAACAATAAAGAAGAACAATATATTTGGAGGGTTCGAAGATTGAATATGTTAAATGGCTATTGTAACACAGTGGTTAGATTGGACTACTATCCACAACctggattatttatttatttgggaACATGAGTTTGAATCATTCCACAGTCGATAGGAACATTAACAACaaataatctgaaataaaatgttaTTTATCCATAATGCTGCAAAATTACTGCATTAGCATAACCAGTCTGGCTCACGTCATGTTAATTGAAGTACCTTTCCTATTAATTTTGCATTTCTCTGTAATTTCTCTGCAAGTTTT encodes the following:
- the cusr gene encoding uncharacterized protein cusr, whose protein sequence is MRCSAQRSTIVMATMWSVVLVATIASVSSERYTAEINMGNILGTVEFNKTSQKITIILSTDCAQVDISIHEFPVMYGNSMDPCNEANVGEKIYGFTANSTTETLAEKQLFQMKSDLSDLSLVITGCQNGSKACATLKKDVPTNTWQGKFFSSVAGDVYIRQNDGESTARVLANLMVINDSLGQMNVTLYMQDGATSCTAAAQNSGQNNRFLLGIFKVGTPLKHVKSRIDGVPGGSPKPLLYMYDGAEWSCAEVQRIEKKQVWAYMDMKGVKGNFKFRQVSPFDVTYYSVSLMNLRSMASAYHVHNFPLPQRRTTLDNLCANDNLGGHLDPFGKKSSGSYPQTMNETHDQYEIGDLSGRHGFMKGLDTFEENFKDWNLPLFGKNSIIGRSVVVHHPDSSRWVCSTIGYPGEVLSAEAIFKGPVSGRIVFRQLKSNPYSDLSIFMDLSYTNSSATSTADHLWYIHEYPISSELDSDTNACLSTKGHFNPFKVDVGSNYSVECSPDSPFRCEVGDYAKKHKPIKLANYLIAVDRKKFFTDTTSSLAGPLNIVPRSLVILGKNLSVKPLACANVTMLRLASVETNSWKGIGKVNGKITFKQFSDLDRTVVDVMLTDLNSKADTYGIHTLPIKTDSPNAESCSVTSVEDRYNPFNVNGSLSPKPGNGTVDQYEVGDISGKFGTLNGLNQTEKYMDMNMPLFGPHSIARRSLVIYQESGSPLQCANLLPVKAAEGEFIQAKVSFNGVVTGTITLWQQVFPDGSSSDTTMNINLEPTDPNAGGIDHLMWHVHTNPLQSPGTCSGLGGHYNPYNVDTKEGYNVSCSLTWPLHCEVGDLNSKQGPISLGKRYLKTDVSLPLTGDFTVVGRSVVIHNNDHSKSLKDCADIVAVSSVKLLTFPNVNPFSRYEFRSTIAEALGIALWRVTIFPGDPSAATVKGCQEITFYVAGNVEKTKMDNLEKNDKMGKFKASKSCTADSSGTNPSLFLNAKQFVFWILTLMLQLGLYSVFE